Proteins from a genomic interval of Parafrankia irregularis:
- the mads7 gene encoding methylation-associated defense system protein MAD7, whose protein sequence is MTLRLPKELRSYQFEKLTGLELNDFDVDRFLPVLFEMVETKGRRLSRSNADPANPRRYVETLAAHPQLRGFDDEHGLAVLEQWVNSSVVRLGHSGRGHRDVQLAAVQPIHIGAYRAGLPTEGARHRKVHVVVYRLLKEALLRRGAPNPEQTLQRLFREAFGRGVAIDAFGVPAFDGKTDDLDANVLLSLYYLEGFQPGKVMATRADLDWSPVMPGVMIALGDLLLDFLTVYRTRLPTIALARHLAALLNIGLFTMTLRLFTVVGELCRGGVGQPPPVDLSRDLHPARTELYVDFTRQTGGDSDRLAGECVARDLERLPAYFENMILLKTLDRYAVNEQRLRTYVEGKSGPDWLAALVGIRGLEYVEWRAGLDLGRIVETTSTELRVPEADARAELAALAPDGSQLDLVLAAIRQSQASKAVTSAGSWLWNTGGLRKQAGLLRGNLRGRRAWRYAMTDELLTTLLLATLMDPAKGAPAPRMRLADLLDVLEHRWGLLVHRPPGARDDASSRAVASGNLAAFTGRLHQMGFFADLADDFNAQYVINPLAGARR, encoded by the coding sequence ATGACGCTACGCCTGCCCAAAGAGCTGCGCTCCTACCAGTTCGAGAAGTTGACCGGCCTGGAGCTGAACGACTTCGACGTCGACCGGTTCCTGCCCGTGCTGTTCGAGATGGTGGAGACGAAGGGCCGCCGGCTCTCGCGCTCGAACGCCGACCCGGCGAACCCTCGCCGCTACGTCGAGACGCTCGCCGCCCATCCGCAGCTGCGCGGGTTCGACGACGAGCATGGCCTGGCGGTGCTCGAGCAGTGGGTCAACAGCAGCGTCGTCCGGCTCGGCCACAGCGGCCGCGGTCATCGGGACGTCCAGCTCGCCGCGGTGCAGCCGATCCACATCGGTGCGTACCGAGCCGGCCTGCCGACCGAGGGCGCCCGCCACCGCAAGGTCCACGTGGTCGTGTACCGGCTGCTGAAGGAGGCGCTGCTGCGCCGGGGCGCGCCCAACCCGGAGCAGACACTGCAACGGCTGTTCCGGGAGGCGTTCGGCCGCGGTGTCGCCATCGACGCGTTCGGCGTCCCTGCCTTCGACGGGAAGACCGACGACCTCGACGCGAACGTGCTGCTCAGCCTCTACTACCTGGAGGGCTTCCAGCCGGGGAAGGTCATGGCGACCCGGGCCGACCTGGACTGGAGCCCCGTCATGCCCGGGGTGATGATCGCCCTCGGTGACCTGCTGCTCGACTTCCTGACCGTCTACCGCACCCGGCTGCCCACGATCGCCCTGGCACGGCATCTCGCGGCGTTGCTGAACATCGGTCTGTTCACCATGACCCTGCGGCTGTTCACCGTGGTCGGCGAGCTGTGCCGGGGTGGCGTGGGGCAGCCGCCGCCAGTCGACCTCAGTCGCGACCTGCATCCCGCCCGCACCGAGCTCTACGTCGACTTCACCCGGCAGACGGGCGGCGACTCCGACCGGCTCGCCGGCGAGTGCGTCGCGCGTGACCTGGAGCGGCTGCCGGCCTACTTCGAGAACATGATCCTGCTCAAGACCCTTGACCGATACGCGGTCAACGAGCAGCGGCTGCGGACGTACGTGGAGGGCAAGTCGGGCCCGGACTGGCTCGCCGCGCTGGTCGGCATCCGCGGGCTGGAGTACGTCGAATGGCGGGCCGGCCTCGACCTGGGCCGGATCGTCGAGACCACCAGCACCGAGCTGCGGGTGCCCGAGGCCGACGCCAGGGCCGAGCTCGCCGCACTGGCGCCCGACGGCTCGCAGCTCGACCTCGTCCTCGCGGCGATCCGCCAGTCGCAGGCGTCCAAGGCCGTGACCAGCGCCGGAAGCTGGCTCTGGAACACCGGCGGCCTGCGCAAACAGGCCGGGCTGCTGCGCGGGAACCTGCGAGGCCGGCGGGCTTGGCGCTACGCGATGACCGACGAGCTGCTCACCACCCTGCTGCTGGCCACCCTGATGGACCCGGCGAAGGGAGCCCCGGCGCCGCGGATGCGGCTCGCCGACCTGCTCGACGTGCTGGAGCATCGCTGGGGCCTGCTGGTCCACCGCCCGCCGGGCGCGCGGGACGACGCATCGTCCCGCGCGGTCGCGAGCGGGAACCTCGCCGCGTTTACCGGCCGCCTGCATCAGATGGGGTTCTTCGCGGACCTCGCCGACGACTTCAACGCCCAGTATGTGATCAACCCTCTTGCCGGAGCGCGGCGATGA